The genomic interval GCGATTTTGTAAGCAGGAACATTTAGTTTTTCAAGAAAATCAACTGCTGTCTTATCAAATGGAGAAGAAAAGCAAATTAGTCCTTCTTCTTCTGCAACCTTAAATAATTCTTCATGCCACTCCCATGGTGTATAGGCTTCTTGATATAGTTTATGTAAATTTTGTCCATTCCAAATTGTTCCGTTAATGATAAAATCGTCTTTGTCACAATCTATAGTCATTGTATCAGCAGTGTATGTTTGCAATTTGATACAATCTGCACCAGCTCTTTTAGCTGCTCTTATAGTATCTAAGGCTGTTTTTAAATTACCGTTATGATTTGCTGATAATTCAGCAATTATAAAAACTGGTGATGTACTATTTATTTCTATGTTTCCTAACTTCATAATAATATAACTAATTTATTGATCTTACTAAACAAAAAGCTTCTGCAAAATTATTACCTATAACTATTCCCCATCTTTGAGCTTGAATTCGTAATGCTTCTGGTGAACGAGGATGTGGATATTCTCTACGTTCAAATTCGTAACTTTCCATTCCTTTAATTTTTGCATTAATATCTTCCTCTGATACACTAAAAAATAAATTTGGCAAAAAATGTCTCGGATCTGTAGAAGATCTCCATTCTGTCCCTGAAGGAGTTTCAAAAGTTATTATGACTTTAACTTTTTCATTTTTCATTGGTCTGCAAGAAGTTATAACAGATTCAAAAGTTCTTTGATGATCAATATTTACATCTCCACCATGATGTGTAAAAATTACATCTGGATTAAAAAGACTCTTTTCTTTTTCAATGGTTTTTACTATATCAAGCAAAGCTACTGAATCAAAACGATTATCTGGAAAATCATAAATACTTGTACTGTGATAACCAATAGCTAATTGAGCTTTTTTTATATTTTCTCGATGAATGGATAATTCTTTCTCCCATACATTTACATCTCTTGTATCTGATCTTGATGTTATTCCTTCTCCCAGGATTACAACATGAGTCTGAACATTATATTCCTTTATTAATTTATGAAATGTAGCTCCTAATCCTAGTAATTCATCATCAGGATGTGCAACAACAATCATTATTTTTTTATTTCTTAAAGATTCGAACATTGGCCTTTATTATTTCTTGAGTTTCATCAAAACTGGCGTTATCAAACTCAAATTTTAAATTATTTGTTTCTATATATCCATTTGGATAACCTTCACAATCAAGCATCCTAATATAATCATATACTTCTTGTAGTTCATTTAATAAAATCAAATTACTATCCTCTTTTTTTCTTCTTTTAAATTCAACCACCTCGCCAACTTGTGGTTTTGCAACAATTTTGTTATTTATAATATCAAAAATCATATTTTCGATTATTCCTGACGCACGAAGAAAAATTTCAGATGCTGTACCATACAACTCTAGAGGGGCTTTTAAATAAATATCTCCTGTATCTAGTCCTTCTTCTACTCTCAAAGCAGATATTTTGGTTGATTTATAACCTCTAACAATTAAATTCTGCAAGGGACTACCACCTCTTCCAAATGGAAGATCTGTCATATGAAAAACAATACATTCATATTTATCAAATATTTCCTTTGGTATAATATGTGACCAATGTGGAATAAAAATTTTGGTTGGATTAATTTTTTTTAAATTGTCAAGATTAAAATCTTTTTTTGAATCAATCATAAACCATTTATCATTGCTAAAAAAAACTTCTAGATTACTAAAAAGCTCTTTGTGCCAGCTTTTTTCTGACAGAATTAAATATCTAAACATGATTAATTTAAATTAATATTCAAAAAAT from Flavobacterium sp. carries:
- a CDS encoding formyltransferase family protein — translated: MFRYLILSEKSWHKELFSNLEVFFSNDKWFMIDSKKDFNLDNLKKINPTKIFIPHWSHIIPKEIFDKYECIVFHMTDLPFGRGGSPLQNLIVRGYKSTKISALRVEEGLDTGDIYLKAPLELYGTASEIFLRASGIIENMIFDIINNKIVAKPQVGEVVEFKRRKKEDSNLILLNELQEVYDYIRMLDCEGYPNGYIETNNLKFEFDNASFDETQEIIKANVRIFKK
- a CDS encoding PIG-L family deacetylase, whose product is MFESLRNKKIMIVVAHPDDELLGLGATFHKLIKEYNVQTHVVILGEGITSRSDTRDVNVWEKELSIHRENIKKAQLAIGYHSTSIYDFPDNRFDSVALLDIVKTIEKEKSLFNPDVIFTHHGGDVNIDHQRTFESVITSCRPMKNEKVKVIITFETPSGTEWRSSTDPRHFLPNLFFSVSEEDINAKIKGMESYEFERREYPHPRSPEALRIQAQRWGIVIGNNFAEAFCLVRSIN